The segment AGagatttacattaaaaataacttCACCTGCAGAAGTGTGAAGAAGATTCAGGGTTTTTACTTACGTGTAACCTTCAGCGTGTCGATCAATGTCAAAGTTCTCTCTGTCAGAATCCTGATGATTCTTCTTTGTCTTGAACCTGAGAGatgaaacattaaatatgttCGTCGTCCATATCTGAAACTCCTTCaattacaactttatttaaCCCTGAAAAAGCTGCATTAGTCACCGCAGCAtcaacacagacatgtgttgtCATGATGATAagattcctccagagacagagctttttattaaagaggaagatccagaaacatctctatatatctctaccagactccattgacaaaaacagggatttaaccaggagctgctggaataccactgcctccatctgttagtgtgtctgtgttactatGTGGTAATTTTACTTCAGTacagtatctgattacttctctcttccactgaaagtcacacacactccccggtttttctctatggagtctggtactgatatatagagacGTTTCTGGTTAATACTGCAATGATAATCGTTGAGTCTCTAATGTACCTCGTCTCCCAACAGAACATCTCACAGCtggttgacctctgacctcacctGACAATCAAGACAATAGAAACGATCAATCCCACGATGCTCAGGGCCAACAGGACGCTCAGGGCGATGATTGCAGCGTCATTGGAGGCGGAGCCTTCAGGCTTCACCTGTACATCAAAGTGGATCCCCTCCCCAAATACCTTGACCAGCTCTGCTGCGACAGCAGCTGATTGGCTCTGTAGCTTCCTGAAGGTCAGAcagaagaggtcaaaggtcacagctcCGACACATTTAGACTAATCAGAGTTTAAAATCTCATGGAAACATTTATCAAAGTAATCAGAGGTAATAGAAGTAATTACTAATTATGTAAGTCATTCCTAATAGTAAATGTAATATagaagaaaaagtcatttttaacaGGAGTAGTAATCTCTGAGAGAAGATGTAATATAGAAGTAATTTGAAATGGATGAAGTTCAGACGTTATCTGACAGTGGCTGTAATATTAAAGTAATTTAATAATCCATAATAGTAGATGTAATATAGAAGTAATCCCAGATTGGAAAAGTGGTATAAAAGTTAATTTTAATACGATAATTAATTCCTAACATAATATATGAGTAATCCCTAGtataaaagtaatctgtaatagaAGTATTCCCAAATAAAAGGAGTAATCTGTAATAGTAGAAGTAATGGAGAAGTAATCTGTAATGGTagaaaatgagattttaaaatCACTCTTACTTTGTAACGTCCTCAGAGGAAACGACCTGTCCTCCATCTACAGCGAAGAAACTGACCAGAGTCCTGACGTCTGCCCTCAGAGACCTGGACTCGGCGGTTCCTCCGTTAGAGCTCGACACCTCGATGATGTTCACAGTCCAGCTCAGAGCCGCACCCAGagacctgagagacagaaacaatcACAGTGATTAAAAAACTAATGGTAGGGGAGTAAAAACACCTGCGAGGTGAAGTCGTCTCACCTCTCCAGCTCTGGGACTTTCTTCTCCACCACGTTGGCGTGCTGGTTCAGGGAGATGGTCACCACATCACTGCTGCTTGCACCTTTCTTAACGTCCACCTGG is part of the Lates calcarifer isolate ASB-BC8 unplaced genomic scaffold, TLL_Latcal_v3 _unitig_1724_quiver_3065, whole genome shotgun sequence genome and harbors:
- the LOC127139590 gene encoding uncharacterized protein LOC127139590; translated protein: MNRITVLIKRRLNVGFTPLFNLSFRHCFCAALPLTSSALLTSYVTANYDGRKPTSNKSGRKHGYTEGGCHRPRGLRTTTSVEVDVKKGASSSDVVTISLNQHANVVEKKVPELERSLGAALSWTVNIIEVSSSNGGTAESRSLRADVRTLVSFFAVDGGQVVSSEDVTKKLQSQSAAVAAELVKVFGEGIHFDVQVKPEGSASNDAAIIALSVLLALSIVGLIVSIVLIVRFKTKKNHQDSDRENFDIDRHAEGYT